The genomic region AATCAAATCAAGCTGGAGAACCCCCAGATATGGACTTCCGAGTTCAAAGACGAGATCAAATCGATCTTCGAAAAGGCAGTGGAATTAGAGTACCGTTATGCAGAAGATACGATGCCTCGTGGAGTACTCGGAATGAACGCGCCGATGTTCAAAGGTTACCTAAGATACATCTGTAATCGCAGATGTTTGCAAATAGGACTTGACGCCATGTTCCCAAATGAAGAGAATCCATTCCCATGGATGTCAGAAATGATTGATCTGAAAAAAGAGAGAAACTTTTTTGAGACACGCGTTATTGAGTATCAAACTGGTGGTGCGCTAAGTTGGGAGTAGTAGTCAGTTAAGCGCATAGCCGGCTAAATAGGAGAGTAGACGGTTGGATAGTTTTAAAAGTCAGCAAAACCAGACTCAAATCCGAAAACCCTTGTCCAAGGGCGCCTGGATTACTCTCTCTATTTTTTCAAGCAAATTTAAGAAGCCGTTTCCTTTTGGGGTCACGGCTTTTTTTCCAAGATTCATTAGCGTGCAGCACCTAGTTTCAAGCCGCGCGCCGATGAATGGCTCGCTCGTCTTCTCCAATATGCTGCAAAGCAAGGCGGAAATGAATGGTCGGGTCTTCTTAATCGGTAGTTTGTATTAATCTTCACGTGAAGGAGTATTACTATGGCAATCGCCAAGAAGAAAGTTGCTGCAAAGAAGCCTGCTGCTAAGAAAAAAGTAGCTGCAAAGAAGCCTGCTGCTAAAAAAGTAGCTAAAAAGAAGCCTGCTGCTAAAAAAGCTGCTGCAAAGAAGCCTGCTGCAAAGAAGAAGCCTGCCGCTAAAAAGCGTCCAGCTGCTAAAAAGAAGCCTGCTGCTAAAAAAGCTGCTGCAAAGAAGCCTGCTGCTAAGAAGAAGCCTGCCGCTAAAAAGCGTCCAGCTGCAAAAAAAAAGTAAGTAAGCCTGCTGCGAAGAAAGCGGGCAAAGCTGTAAAAAAGCCCGTGGCTAAAAAAGCTGCTGCTTCAACAACGTTGAATCCTGCTGCTGCTTGGCCCTTCCCAACTGGCACACGCCCGTAAGCTTCGGCTTGTAGGCATGTGAAGTTCAAAGGGATCTCTCACGAGATCCCTTTTTTATTATCTAAAAAGAGGCATTCTGCTATTAAGTCGCCCCTATAGTGCAAAGCCAAATGCGGTTTTAAACTGAGATCCAATCTGATCTTTGCTCATTTGGTGATTTTGTGGTCCCTGGTGGGCAATTTTGATGGAGCCCATCAAACTGGCTAGCCTTCCAGTGGTTTCCCAATCCATGTCATTTTCTAGTCCAAACAATAGCCCACCACGAAATGCGTCGCCACATCCAGTTGGATCCACTACTTTTGCTGCTGGAACTGATGGAATTGCGATGCATTTACCAGCACAGTAAATATCAGCCCCTTCCGCACCTTTAGTAACTATCAGCGCTTTTACTCGTTCTGCTACTTTTTCTAGACTGAGGCCAGTACGCTGAGACAGCATTTCTCCTTCATAGTCATTGACTGCTAGGTAGCTTGCAATATCAATCAACTCTAAGAGTTCAGGACCATTAAACATCGGTAAACCTTGGCCTGGATCAAAAACAAATGGAATGCCTGCTTCAGCCAGCTGATGGCAATGTTCCCACATACCTTGACGTCCATCTGGCGCAACTATTCCAAATTTGGCGACCCCTTTTTGATTCTGAGTGCGCTCTTTTACTGCTGCGGATACTAAGTTGAGGTGAGAGTCATTCATAGCCCCAGGATGAAAAGCAG from Polynucleobacter antarcticus harbors:
- a CDS encoding carbohydrate kinase family protein; protein product: MASLICGSIAYDTIMNFEGKFADQILPEQIHILNVAFLVPTMRREFGGCAGNIAYNLQLLGGDPIIMATVGNDAAPYLDRLKQLKIDTAHIRQIETGFTAQAMITTDQANNQITAFHPGAMNDSHLNLVSAAVKERTQNQKGVAKFGIVAPDGRQGMWEHCHQLAEAGIPFVFDPGQGLPMFNGPELLELIDIASYLAVNDYEGEMLSQRTGLSLEKVAERVKALIVTKGAEGADIYCAGKCIAIPSVPAAKVVDPTGCGDAFRGGLLFGLENDMDWETTGRLASLMGSIKIAHQGPQNHQMSKDQIGSQFKTAFGFAL